The DNA sequence GTTTGGTTTTAAACtaaacaatattatataataattagtaaaaatttctactaattataattaagaaaaacatatttaaagaataataGATATTAAATTAATGGGAATATGATGGTACAGCTTAAAGCAATACGGTAGATTATTATACGATTATTGAAAAGATCACTGATGTCATGGTGGGTTGCACATGGAACACGTGCTTAAAACGATGAATATTATTGTACGTAATGCTTAACCTAAATTAGTAGTGGAAGATAGGCTTTTGAAGTAATGCTGATAGGCATGATtgtatatagtaataaaataatagataGAATCGAACGGACAGAAAAGCGCATCAAATTTTAAGCAAAGAACAATTAGGTCGATCGTCGTTATCATTTTATCAAAGCAAGCaaacaataaaagaataaaagcaTATACGATTTttggaagagaaatgatatttggattGCGTAAgtactatataatttttttaaaaaatatgagtaaatatgagatttatataaaaaaattaattttttaataatatactccactactttttaaaataattatgtaacgCTTACATATTCTATAACTGTATTTAGTATTATTCTTCTAAAAATAACTTTCATACCTCAAGAATGGATTAAAtccatatttatataaagttgtGTACCACAACATTGCAAAAGGAAAGAAGCGAATAACAATAAACtaatgagtaatgttagatgtctctttttttttttttttttttttttattattattttttttttcctccataaGCAAGCATTCATATATTGCATAAAACCATAAGTCATGAGTTGAGAGTATTTATACAACATTATAAGGGGGATCATTTTCACTATGGAAATCTAATAGGTTTGGGTGGATCCAGTCTAGGGGAATGCTTCCACACACATGTTTGAAAGCTACCTATTGCGCTATGTTATGTGTATATTGATTCTAAGatcgatgtattttttttagctttccatttttcaaaatatcgGAGATAATGTTTGATGTCTTTTTTGACTGGTTGCATCATCCAGTCTGCTGCGAACTTTGACTTGAAAATAGCTTGTATCACTTGCTTGGAGTCTCCTATGATGATTTTTGTTAGATTCCTCCTTTCTGCTTCTTGGATTATCATCAGAGTTACTGAGGTTTCTCCAACATTTGGATTTGTGCTGTTGATGAAATCTGTTAGGATAAAAATTGGGCTTCCATTGTCTGATCTGCATAATGATGCCGTTGTGCTTCCATTGTCTCTAACTGATACATTGAATTAGAGTGAGTGAAGTCCTTTTGGGGGTGGCTGCCATCTGGTCTCTTGTTGTTAATTTTTTGTGGTCCATGCTTTGGTGTGCGCATTGAATATTTGAGTGACTTTTGAAGGCAAAACAGTCTGGGTTTGGGGCCAAGGCATTGTGGATTAGTTGTCTTAAATAGACAAGTGTTGTGTCTATGATATTAATTTCTTAGATATTTCCAAATTTTCCATGGGCAGTTTTAAAGGCAGGCATTATTTAGTTCCTGCAGGTTTTCAGTTAGGTTAAGTACATATATATTCAACGTAAAATAAGGACAGGGAGTTAGCTCAACCACCTTCTTTTAACCGTTGGGTGCAGGATATGTCGATGCAATCTATGTCTGTACGTGACTTTAGTTATATATTTTGGTAGCCATAACAACAATATCAACTCATTAACTCATTTCCTACTCCATCCACTATCCATGTTTATATATACCACATTACATATTGGAGTTAAGATCTTTACACGCAATAATAAATACTGTATGATCTATTATTTCACTTAGGCCAATTGATATCTTCTATTTCACACAAAAATCTAAAGATCATTTTTCATGTCCGTTACTAGGATTTAGGATTGTGCACCAATTTTGTTGGAGTTTATATCCAAAACTCCAACTCCGATATATGTTTAGTTGGAGTTTGAAATCAAACTTTGACTTTGACTCCAAACAAACTCTACCTCGTTCTGGCTTCGTTAAAACAGAGTGGATGGTGGACTGGAATTagatttgaacttttttttttttttcttttggagtcACATATAATGACCAGAAAACAAGCTTAATCTTACCTTGAGTTACCTTCGAATGAAGTGCTGAGAATGAGGACGGGGATGGATGAAGACAAACCAATGGAAGTGTCGATGAGGGGTAGTGACAACAAGGAATGTTTGGATGAGTTAAATCGACCACAACATGGGCAAGGGTCAATTGTGTAAGAAAGTAAGGTGCAGAGTAGcacttgtggaaaaacagaaggTGGAAGGTGAATATGAGAAAATGGTATAGCTTCAGATGGAAGAGAAGGCTATTGGAAATCTCCTTTTTACTCACACTATCGAATACAAGTTCTGTTACAAGTATATATACACTACagaaaacagaaaaactaaAGAGGAAGAGTCCTAAAATTAACTTTACAGTTTCTACTGATTTACAAGTAATCTAGGACATGGCTTTTCATGACAACCTAAGACACTGCTTTACATCACTTTATCTGCAATTGTGTGCACTCTTAATTAGCTGTTGATGTGTGCTTTTATGCTTCTCTGTTGCTTTACTTTTCTGTGTCGTGCTTTATGCTTTTCAGCTGCTGCATCTTGCTTTACACCAACTTGTCTGCTGCATGGTGTTTCCTGCATGTCATTGTTTGCTTGCTCagaatgtccttcttcattctctttttctgtTTCATGTGATAATAAATTGCAATGAGGTATATCTGGATGAGAAAGATCTGGTCGTGACATCAGTGAGGGGCAATGATGAAGAGGGTAAGCGGTGGTTGAGAAAGAGAGGAACGAGAGTTGGAGAGAAAGTGAGGGATGGAGACTTGAGGTAGTGAGGCTAAGGGTTTCATATGGATTTTTAACCTAAGGTTGAAGGGAAACAACATAGGTTTAGATGTTTAGAAAATGAAACGATGCCATTTTAGATATGAGTAGgccactttctttcttttatttgaaatcGTGATcttgaatttttaatatttttttgttttaaaccttaaatttattttacttgaAACTCTAAGGTCCCGTTTGGTTTCACAGATGGTTTCAACCCAtttgatctcatctcatctcatcttatttcaacaTTCAAATACTATTCAAACACACGCGCATACACacacacttttcaatttcaactttttaacttttttatttaatcattacaattttcctaaacttttaaacaaaatataaaaaacaatttaactttttcaaatctcaaaataaaagtaatattaaaaaaattatattataacaatattttaactttataagattttattcaattttctcttTCTCATATTCCAAAACCCCATATATAAGACATTtgaactcaaaccatttcactgtCTATTaacaaactatctcactattatttacatatttcttatttcatttcttatcttctcatcttatctcatatgtATAACCAAACTAATCCTAAGGTCTGGTTTGGTTTCACGAATCTTTGAAACCATCTTTTCTCATCTCAttctatcttaatatttaaatatcaattaaatacaaatatatttcaattttaaatttctaaaatttcaacttgttcaactaattattaattaatcattacaacttttctaaacttttaaacaaaacacaaaaaataatttaacttttttaaatctcaaaataaaaataatattaaaagactATATTCTAACTATATTGTAACTTAAtatctttattcaattttttctctctcatttctcaaaactccataaaaacattttaattaaaacaattttattactattaacaaattatctcactactatatataaatttctcatcttatttcatctgtaTAACTAAACAAGGCATTGTCTAATTGTTAACACTATACTATATTTAACAAGGTGGGGGGTTGGGGTTGTAATTCGTGATTGGGAAAGGAAAGTGAGAGCTGCCTTGAAAATGAATCACAACATGTTCCTTGACCCTTTACTAGCTGAAGCCTTTGCTGTTTTTCAAGTCTCTACGTTCCTAAAAACACTTGGCTGGCAGGATGTGATAATGGAAggagatcctttgcaagttgtTAACAGCCTCAAGGCCTCAACATAGACAAATTCTTACGTAGGCATATTGATAAGGGACACAGTTTTTATTTTAGACTCTTTTACAAACTGGACAGTTAGGCATATATATTAGGAGAGCTTGTAACTCCTTATCTCATGCTTTATGTCAAGATGCTCTAAGCATAAGTACTGATGGTATCATTTCTGTTGATACTATCCCCTTTTGTATCCAAACTTTGATATAGTTTTAATGACAATACAtgatatttctatatatatatatatatatataaacttggTCTAATTGTTAAAACTCTACTATATGTATTAACAAGTACTAGTATTGATTACTAACAAAACATACAACTAGAATATCTATTACCAATAAACTAGTATAACTATTATAACTACTTGTTATATATTGTATTGAATACTTTACGCACATAACTTGTATTGAGTAATGAATACTACAAGCATATgatgctatatataataattaactcttatatatactagtatagtattgaatataatttgttttatgtctatattatatgcatatatgataactatagaaaataattgtaatatatattttatatcttatatCTAGTAAGTTCAAAGTCGGAGGGATTAAACACTTGCTGTCCGATTCTGACTCCGATCAAGATTTTCGATAAACACTCCGATCCGGTTCCGTTTGATGGGTGCTCGATCTTACCCCGACAGAGTGGAATCGATACTAATTGAGCCAACTCCTAGGGGTTAAAAAAGCTTGGGCCCAAGTAACTACGAGAATCATCTTCCTATCGACAAGTTGCGTGCCAATAACTAGTTAATGAGAATACAGGCTTAGCCACATCttgaatatataataactaacTAATAAGGAAGAAAATATAAGGTTCTGTTTGGTTGCGGAGAAAGTCTTCGTCATAAAGATaatgaaaatacaaaacaagaaaaaaaaaggagagtaaTAGAGAAGTGAACCAAAACTTTTTTCTCTTCTAGGAAACCAAATTTCACAAGATACAtgcagaagaagaaggaaaaaaataaaataaaagaaataaaagaaaacaggaGATTAATAACAAAGAActgaaaaacttttttttttttttttttggcgctCTTTCTGGgcaaaaaaaaacagaagacaagaaaataaggaaaacatggaacaaaaaaaaaaagaaaaggtagtgctcaaagtTCACGAATTTAAGCTGGCATGCATCGATCGAAAAGCATGCGCGCAGTTGCTCTCAGTTGCTGGTATTATTCTTGGCATACGCACGATTCTTTTCGTCTTTGAGGAAATCGAGGAGGACAGTGCTCTTGCATTTGGGGCATTTTGGATCAACCTCGGACAACATGACGTACATGAGGCATCTAGGACACCCTACCAGCATCATCGATGTCGTCTCCGAGTTTCTGGGCCACTTCTGCACTACCTGACCTTCAGCCTCTGACGAAACGCAGGAGCCTTCAATCGACATTTCGGACGATGATGACGTCGGCGAAGGAGTCGAAACATCAGGTGATTCATCTGGAGGGTTTTCTCTTGGTGGAGACAAATTCAGCTTCAGATCCAACTTTGGACTCTTTGCAACTGTTCGGCTCATGTTTCTGTCTGCATGCGCCATGAAACAAAAGTGCATCAGTTAATGGAAATTAGTTCAGGTAATGCGAGAAAGATTAATGCAAAATAAGAACATATATAAGATGAATAGTGTTCGATTATTTCAAAAGTAAATCTTACCTATATTGATGAAAGAACAGAGCTGGAGAGAATCAGATGGAGTTTGGTTGGAAAATTGGACAAAGTTCTGCTACTTAGGACTCTCTGTTAAGCATTTACCTACGGCCCCATCAACAAAGGTTGTTTGTCCTTTGTTTTTGACAGTACTGGATCGATCTCAAAAGATCATTATATAGtagagttgagagagagagagagagagagagagagagagagagagagagagagctttaatCCTCCATAAATAATGGGTACAAATACAGTGTTAGGAGAAATGAATTAAGACGAAGGGACGAGAAATATGGAGGATTGGATTGAGTTGTAGAGAACAAAGGATGGATCGATCGGTAGGAAGTCAAAAATTATGATTTGTAATGTATTAATTGAGGTAGGAAAGAATGCCAAGATGCTTAATATTGGTAGGAAGAAAGGTATACCTTATACTTTTCAAAATGTTTGGGTGATTAATTGGCGCATATATAACATGTAGGTGGTTGACCTATTTTTGTCATACAATAATTCACTTGCTAATTATCTCCATATCAAAATTATTGTTTCTTTTTCGGCCGCCCTCAAATGTATAAAATGGTGAttaataaaatgttttaaaaaatgttattaatCATCTCATGACGTGAcattaaatgattaataattaatgatCACCCATTTTTGTAGAATAAATCTCAATCTCATATACTGCACCTTAAGAAGTTTTTCTATACCAAACTGGTTAAATTGTTAGCTATTCAACAGCTTGAGAGTCTGGTCTCAAAAAGTTGTTTGCACCATGATAAAttaaaagtataataaaaagtattattcttaaaaaatatgatattttttttttccaaagctTTTAATGTGACCAACTTTTATC is a window from the Carya illinoinensis cultivar Pawnee chromosome 14, C.illinoinensisPawnee_v1, whole genome shotgun sequence genome containing:
- the LOC122293723 gene encoding protein GL2-INTERACTING REPRESSOR 1-like, producing the protein MAHADRNMSRTVAKSPKLDLKLNLSPPRENPPDESPDVSTPSPTSSSSEMSIEGSCVSSEAEGQVVQKWPRNSETTSMMLVGCPRCLMYVMLSEVDPKCPKCKSTVLLDFLKDEKNRAYAKNNTSN